The Deltaproteobacteria bacterium genomic sequence CGTCGGACGGGGCAAGTCGTTCCACTATGCGGTCGCGACGACGCGCGGCGTGCTCAAGGCGCCGCCGCTGGGCGATCCGGAGGACATCCGAGACGTCAGCGTGATCGGTGGGCGGATCCGTGTCACCGGCAGGGCGCGAGCGATGCACATCGACCTCGTCCCCGGCACGTACCGGCTGCTGATCCGCAAGTGACTCAATGGAAGGGACTGTCCGGCTTCCACTTCGGCCGCGGCCCCGCGAGCAGCGAGATCCCCACCAGCAGCTCGACGCGCGCCATCTGGGCGGCCGCTTCCCAGTCGTAGGTCGGCAGCCATTCGTCCGACGGCTGGTGGTAGCGGTTGGCGCGGAAATCCTTGAAGGCGGCCTCGCCTCGCGGTCCGGAAAACCCCTGCCACAGGCAGGCGGACGGCACGCCGATGCGCGCGAAGTTGAGCTGGTCGCTGCGGGCGAAGAAGTTCTGCTCGGGCACCGGGTCGGCGACGATCGCGATTGCAAGCTCGGCGGCCGCCGCGCGGACGTGATCCTCGAGCGTCGACAGCTCCGCGCCCCGCAGCACGAGCTCGCCCACCGGATACGCGGGCAGGAGCTGATCGAGATTCAGGTTGGCAATCATCCGCTCGCGCGGGATCGTCGGGTGCCGCGCGAACCAGGCCGAACCGAGCAGTCCGCGCTCCTCGCCGGTGACGGCGAGGAAGAGCACCGAACGTTCCCGTCGGGGCAGCGCCGCGAAGCCGCGCGCGATCCCACCCGTGGTGGTCCAGGTGCGCGGAGTAGACGACGGTGTCCGGCAAATCGCCGGGCAAAAGGCCGGCCACGTTGCCGGAGTCGAACGCCCGTGTCGTCTGCTTGAGGTGCAGTCTCGCGCGCGATCCCACGCGCTGCCGCAGCCGGTCGCTCTCCGCGAGATCGACGTACGCGACCGGCAAGGGCGGCAGGTCGTCGGTGACGTGCGCCTGCCCGTTGACGAAATTGCGCTGCAAGAGCGCCCAGGGCCGTCGCGCCTCCGCTTCCTGCGTGGTGAGCACGATTTCGGCGACGGCTCCCGCGGCGCGCAGCCGCTTCAGCTTGTCCTCGTTCGCCGAGGCGAGCGCGCGCTGCGTCGACGGCAGGCTGGCCGGCGCTCCGGCGAGGACCATGGCGATCTTGCCGCGGACGTCGCGGATCTCGGCGGGCTGTCCGTAGCCTGCGAAGGTGAGGTCGCCCTCGATGGCGCGATCCGGCGCGCCACAGTCTCCGCCGACGAGCACGTCCTTCACCGGGGCGCCGTCCACGGTCAACGTGCCTTCGGCCCGCGATTCGCAGAGCTTGACCCGCTGGAGGTATCCGCTCTCTCCGGCTGGACGGAGCCCGAGCGCCTGCATCCGGGATGCGACGTACTGCTCGGCGATGGCGTGCCCGCGGGTTCCCGTTCCGCGCCCTTCCAGCAGATCGTCGGAGAGGAACCGCACTGCCGAGGAGATGGATTGCGCTTGCACCGCGTCGAGCGCCGGCCGGCCGCGGTCCAGCAATGCGCCGGCGACCAGAACGAGCGTCCACATGGAGGCCACGCTACCATGCTCGAGGTGGACGAGCGCCTGCAGGACTTCGCCGGACTGTTGCGCCAGAACGGCCTGCGGATCTCTCCCGCCGAGGTGGCGGATGCCGCGCAGGCGACGCTGCTCGTCGGCTTGGAGGACCGCGCCGCCTTCCGCGGCGCGCTTCGCGCGACACTGGTCAAGCGCGGCCAGGACGCGCCTGTGTTCGACCGGCTCTTCGAGCTCTTTTTCACCGGCGTCAAGGATCTGCTGGAAGGTCTTCAAGGGTCGCTCCTGGACGCGCTCGAGCGCGAGAACCTGGGCGAGGCGGAGCTCGAGGAAGTGGCGCGGATGCTGGCGCAGATGTCGCCGCTGGCGCAGGCGCTCGCAGCCGGCCGCACCGACCAGCTCGCGCGCATCCTGCGGCAGGCGACGGTGGCCATCGATTTCCGAGGCCTGCAGAGCCCGCTGCAGCGCGGATTCTACGCGCGGCGTCTGCTGCAGGCGGCCGGCGGGTCGCAGGCGGAGAAGGATCTGCAGCACCTTCTGCAGATGCTGCAGCAGCGGGGCCTCGATCCCGCCCTGGTGGAGCTCGCCACGCGCAGGGTCTCGCAGACGCTGAAGGCGCTCGAGGATTCCGTCCGGCGCGTGGCCGATCGCGAGCAGAAGGCGCGGGATCCCGAAGCGCGCGGCGAGAAGTCGCTGCTGCACCGCAACCTCTCGTCGTTGACCGCCGACGAGGTGCAGCGCATGCGCGCGGTGGTCCGGCGGCTGGCGGAGCGGCTCAAGGCGCGTCTGTCGCGCCGGCGCAAGGTGAGACGCCGCGGGCATCTGAGCGTGCGCCGGACGTTACGCAAGAACCTCTCCACCGGAGGCGAGCCGTACAAGCTCGTGTTTCGCGCGCGCCGGCCGGAGCGGCCGGAGATCGTCGTACTCTGCGACGTGAGCGACTCGGTCCGCAACGTCTCGCGGTTGATGCTGCAGTTCGTGTACACGCTGCAGGAGCTTTACGCGCGCGTACGCAGCTTCGTCTTCGTCAGCGACATCGGCGAGGTCACGGACCTGTTCAAGAAGACGGACGTGAGCACCGCCGTCGACCTGGCCACCGCCGGCCGGGTCATCAACCTTTCCGCCAACTCCAACTACGGCCACGCCCTGAAGCTCTTCCACGGCACCTGGCTCGGCTCGATCACGCGGCGCACGACGGTGATCGTGATCGGGGATGGCCGCACCAACTACAACCCGCCCAATGCGTGGGTGCTCGGCGACCTGCGCCGCAAATGCCGCCGCCTGATCTGGCTTTGCCCCGAGGAGCAGCACTCCTGGGGATTCGGCGACAGCGAGATGCCCCTCTACGCCCGCCACTGCCATCGGGTGGAGAGCGTGCGCTCCGTGGACGACCTCGGCCGCGTGGCAGCGGAGCTGATGCCCTAGGAGGCCATGATGCGCTGGCGGCGGCGGGCAAGTAGGCGCAGGCTGCCGTGCGGAGGCGCTGGACTCATGCTACGAATCCGCGGACTTTGATGGGCTATCGCGACCCCAACGACTGGCAGGAGCAGCTCCAGGCATCCCTGCGCCGCGCGCAGGAGGCCATCGCGCGCGGCACCACCCAGCAGGACCAGATGGTCCGCGAGTGGACGGAGAACCTCCGCAATGCCTATCCCGACTGGGGCCGGGAGCGCTGGCAGCGAAGGCTCGAGCGCAAGCTGCGCCGCCGGGCGGAGCGCGAGGCGAAGGTCGCGAACGCCAGCCTGTTCGAGGGGTATCTGTGGCTGCTCGGGGCCATCGTTCTCTTCATCATTGCCCTCTCGTCGCTGCCGTTCCTGTGGTGGCTGATCTTCCCGGCGGCGGGATTGGGATCGCGCGGCACGCGC encodes the following:
- a CDS encoding M28 family peptidase, encoding MSSTGRRTSPTTCRPCRSRTSISRRATGCGSAWDRARDCTSSRRHGRSTPATWPAFCPAICRTPSSTPRTWTTTGGIARGFAALPRRERSVLFLAVTGEERGLLGSAWFARHPTIPRERMIANLNLDQLLPAYPVGELVLRGAELSTLEDHVRAAAAELAIAIVADPVPEQNFFARSDQLNFARIGVPSACLWQGFSGPRGEAAFKDFRANRYHQPSDEWLPTYDWEAAAQMARVELLVGISLLAGPRPKWKPDSPFH
- a CDS encoding VWA domain-containing protein; amino-acid sequence: MDERLQDFAGLLRQNGLRISPAEVADAAQATLLVGLEDRAAFRGALRATLVKRGQDAPVFDRLFELFFTGVKDLLEGLQGSLLDALERENLGEAELEEVARMLAQMSPLAQALAAGRTDQLARILRQATVAIDFRGLQSPLQRGFYARRLLQAAGGSQAEKDLQHLLQMLQQRGLDPALVELATRRVSQTLKALEDSVRRVADREQKARDPEARGEKSLLHRNLSSLTADEVQRMRAVVRRLAERLKARLSRRRKVRRRGHLSVRRTLRKNLSTGGEPYKLVFRARRPERPEIVVLCDVSDSVRNVSRLMLQFVYTLQELYARVRSFVFVSDIGEVTDLFKKTDVSTAVDLATAGRVINLSANSNYGHALKLFHGTWLGSITRRTTVIVIGDGRTNYNPPNAWVLGDLRRKCRRLIWLCPEEQHSWGFGDSEMPLYARHCHRVESVRSVDDLGRVAAELMP